The following coding sequences are from one Methanococcoides orientis window:
- a CDS encoding YggS family pyridoxal phosphate-dependent enzyme — MTVDENVKMILKELGSIKLVSVTKTIDPDRINESIKAGATIIGENRVQEFEDKCDEILPCERHLIGHLQTNKVKKAVQHFDVIQSVDSLKLIQDIDKKAKDINKVQKVFLQINIGNEPQKFGFGSDEIDQVLTEIHSLKNIDVKGLMCIPPYVSPEQTRSYFKKMKALFDEIKQVDQNNIDIQELSMGMSNDYRIAIEEGATMVRVGSAIFGNRKY; from the coding sequence ATGACAGTCGATGAAAATGTAAAGATGATCCTTAAGGAACTTGGAAGCATAAAACTTGTCTCCGTCACAAAGACGATAGACCCTGACAGGATAAATGAATCCATCAAAGCCGGAGCCACCATCATAGGAGAGAACAGAGTTCAGGAATTCGAGGACAAATGTGATGAGATCCTGCCCTGTGAAAGGCATCTAATAGGACATTTACAGACAAACAAGGTTAAAAAAGCCGTTCAGCACTTTGATGTGATCCAGTCGGTTGACTCACTGAAGTTGATACAGGACATTGATAAGAAAGCCAAAGACATTAACAAGGTACAGAAGGTTTTCCTACAGATAAATATTGGCAACGAGCCACAAAAATTCGGTTTTGGATCCGATGAGATCGATCAGGTGCTAACAGAGATCCATTCACTCAAAAATATTGATGTGAAAGGACTAATGTGCATACCCCCTTACGTATCACCTGAGCAAACACGTTCATATTTCAAGAAAATGAAAGCGCTTTTTGATGAGATAAAACAAGTAGATCAGAATAACATCGATATCCAGGAACTATCAATGGGAATGTCCAATGACTACAGGATCGCCATCGAGGAAGGGGCTACGATGGTACGTGTTGGTTCTGCAATATTCGGAAATCGTAAATACTGA
- a CDS encoding methyltransferase family protein encodes MVSSTIILVFCLVAFAVIHSFLASLPFKRFIMRILGSRVETLFRPVYSLIALITILPLIYLLYKNPGPILYIVPSPWRWFMVGGQLIGAIIGARGLMDAPHRFKISGQLSLPNTPEAGSLDIRGIYRWIRDPFLLSGLIIIWLTPFMTFNLLIIYILSTIYIYLGSVHVEKRLLSRFGDEYREYQKKVHRIIPHFGGDY; translated from the coding sequence TTGGTCTCATCCACAATTATCCTTGTGTTTTGTCTGGTAGCATTTGCAGTTATTCACAGTTTTTTAGCAAGTCTGCCTTTCAAACGTTTTATCATGCGAATTTTGGGTTCCAGGGTAGAAACATTATTCAGGCCAGTATACAGCCTTATCGCATTGATAACAATATTACCACTCATCTACCTTCTATACAAGAATCCGGGGCCTATCCTCTACATAGTACCTTCTCCATGGCGCTGGTTTATGGTTGGCGGCCAATTGATAGGTGCCATCATTGGTGCCAGAGGGTTGATGGATGCACCCCATAGGTTCAAGATCAGTGGACAGTTATCTTTACCAAATACTCCTGAAGCAGGTTCCCTGGATATTCGGGGTATTTACCGATGGATACGTGATCCCTTCCTGCTCTCAGGTCTGATCATTATCTGGCTGACTCCCTTTATGACCTTCAATCTGCTTATCATATACATTTTGTCTACAATATACATATATCTGGGCTCGGTGCATGTGGAAAAAAGACTGCTGTCACGGTTTGGTGACGAATACAGGGAGTACCAAAAAAAGGTTCACAGGATTATTCCTCATTTTGGAGGAGATTATTAA
- a CDS encoding NTPase: MLRIAVTGKPGVGKSTVVSKIVEKLDLKACGIRASEIRVEGKRHGFSIEDIDTGRKGILSHVKCTGPKMGKYHVNLEDLDGIGAEAIRDAIGCDLVVIDEVGPMELKSENFVRAVEEILDSDRPILAVLHRSSKHPLAQRIREEFEVLTVDEVNRDDLPDRITTRFRQGVEEEKKDGNSYFG, encoded by the coding sequence ATGCTACGAATAGCAGTAACAGGAAAGCCCGGCGTGGGGAAATCAACTGTAGTGTCAAAGATTGTGGAAAAACTTGACCTAAAAGCCTGCGGGATCCGGGCTTCAGAGATACGCGTGGAAGGCAAACGTCATGGTTTTTCGATAGAGGACATAGATACTGGCAGGAAAGGTATCCTGAGCCATGTCAAATGCACCGGCCCGAAGATGGGAAAATATCATGTGAACCTTGAAGACCTTGATGGTATCGGTGCAGAGGCGATCAGGGATGCCATTGGTTGTGATCTTGTAGTTATAGATGAGGTCGGACCCATGGAACTCAAGTCAGAGAACTTCGTCCGGGCTGTGGAGGAGATCCTTGATTCGGACAGGCCAATACTTGCTGTACTTCATAGATCGAGCAAACATCCGCTGGCGCAGAGGATAAGGGAGGAGTTCGAGGTTTTGACAGTTGATGAAGTCAATCGGGACGATCTGCCTGATAGGATTACCACGAGATTCCGGCAAGGCGTAGAAGAAGAAAAGAAAGATGGGAATTCATATTTTGGATGA
- a CDS encoding acyl-CoA synthetase: MGKEKAAFDYEEERRNFNWDVPEDYNFVNTIKELATDRTKLMAVTEHPDGKIEKATYCEVWDNAMRFGNVLQGSGIHKGDRVLVILPRGTDIYVASIGIWAIGGVVVPGTIMLKSRDIDYRIMDAGAKALITDDPAVADEVDAIKDRIPEINLFFSGQREGWRNYEKEVCSVSTDLKIETLDASDLLTINYTSGTTGAPKGVLHTHSLMYCFDRLNRYYWWNTLSDELCWTTTEPGWAKWYWGPFGAVLNAGATNFHYSGRFEPEKWFELLDKWNINKACFTPTELRAMATIEDADQRFDLTELKVILTAGEPCTPGIVNFFDEKFGVSVREGYGQTETCVIACTLPGMKIKPGSMGRFTPGVEGAIVDPDTGEKLPSGEKGTIAVERDHPMLFKGYHNKSEKTAECFVGNWYLTGDLAMLDEDGYIWFESRADDICISSGYRIGPFEVESAVNSHEAVLESAMIPSPDPIRGEVVKVFVVLRKGFEPSEELIKDIQKHVKKVTAPYKYPREIEFLRELPKTISGKIKRKELRVTEFETKVDVIKKLKEKGLWQRAD, translated from the coding sequence ATGGGGAAGGAAAAGGCAGCATTCGACTATGAAGAGGAGAGAAGGAATTTCAATTGGGATGTTCCTGAAGATTACAATTTTGTTAATACCATAAAGGAATTGGCAACGGATAGAACAAAGTTGATGGCAGTTACCGAGCACCCGGACGGAAAGATAGAGAAAGCAACGTACTGTGAGGTATGGGACAATGCAATGAGATTTGGAAATGTCCTTCAGGGCTCAGGCATCCATAAAGGTGACCGGGTACTGGTAATACTTCCCAGGGGAACGGATATTTATGTTGCGAGTATCGGCATCTGGGCCATAGGTGGCGTTGTCGTTCCCGGTACGATCATGCTCAAAAGCAGGGATATAGACTACAGGATAATGGATGCCGGAGCAAAGGCTTTGATAACAGATGATCCGGCAGTTGCTGATGAGGTAGATGCAATAAAGGACAGAATCCCGGAAATCAACCTATTCTTTTCAGGTCAGAGAGAAGGATGGAGAAATTATGAAAAGGAGGTCTGTTCTGTATCCACAGACCTGAAGATCGAAACACTTGATGCAAGTGATCTTTTGACCATCAACTACACCTCCGGGACCACAGGTGCACCAAAGGGTGTATTGCATACCCATTCATTGATGTACTGTTTCGACAGGCTAAATCGATATTATTGGTGGAATACACTCTCCGATGAGCTATGCTGGACAACAACAGAGCCAGGTTGGGCAAAATGGTATTGGGGACCGTTCGGTGCTGTTCTAAATGCAGGAGCTACCAACTTTCATTACTCGGGAAGATTTGAGCCTGAAAAATGGTTTGAACTGCTTGATAAATGGAATATAAATAAGGCATGTTTTACCCCAACGGAACTCAGGGCCATGGCAACAATCGAAGATGCGGACCAGAGATTTGATCTGACGGAATTGAAGGTTATCTTAACTGCAGGTGAACCCTGTACCCCGGGAATCGTTAATTTCTTCGATGAAAAGTTCGGGGTATCTGTGAGAGAGGGATACGGACAAACAGAAACCTGTGTCATTGCCTGCACCCTGCCCGGAATGAAAATAAAGCCCGGGTCCATGGGCAGGTTCACACCCGGTGTAGAGGGAGCAATTGTCGATCCCGATACAGGTGAAAAGTTACCCTCAGGTGAAAAGGGAACAATCGCTGTCGAAAGGGATCATCCTATGCTTTTCAAAGGATATCACAACAAATCTGAAAAAACTGCAGAATGCTTCGTTGGAAACTGGTATCTGACCGGTGACCTTGCAATGCTGGATGAGGACGGATACATATGGTTCGAATCAAGGGCTGATGATATATGTATAAGCTCTGGCTACAGAATCGGTCCATTTGAAGTTGAAAGTGCGGTAAATTCCCATGAAGCGGTCCTTGAATCGGCGATGATCCCTAGTCCTGATCCAATAAGAGGAGAGGTTGTTAAGGTCTTTGTTGTCCTGAGGAAGGGATTCGAGCCATCTGAAGAACTTATTAAAGACATCCAGAAGCACGTGAAAAAGGTGACTGCTCCCTACAAATATCCAAGGGAGATCGAATTTTTAAGGGAACTGCCAAAGACCATCAGTGGCAAGATCAAGCGCAAAGAGCTCAGGGTCACTGAGTTCGAGACAAAAGTGGATGTAATCAAAAAGCTAAAGGAAAAGGGGCTGTGGCAAAGGGCTGATTGA
- a CDS encoding Glu/Leu/Phe/Val family dehydrogenase, whose translation MWSFGKYYYSGKRKYNMMSCDLVNQEIYKGGVDTEDIFRFADELGPSKIIHIYEPSVGLKAVLVVDNVAAGPSIGGVRIAPDVSTEECFRLARAMTLKNAAAGLPYGGGKAVVYADPKMEPEKKVELLRALACSLREIEEYIFAPDMGTDEDCMACVKDEIGRVVGLPRVLGGIPLDEIGATGWGLRHSTEVALEFCDFKLEGARVVVQGFGAVGKNAARFLVEKGAVVVAVADSRGTLYNSEGVDVDALIALKDSGGSVVDYPGGQKLELDAVIDVDCDIWIPAARPDVLNEGNVHRLKTKLVVEGANIPITPEAEKYLHEKGILCVPDFIANAGGVICAAMEYEGASECAALQAIEEKIRLNTRLVLTDSANKNILPREAALELALARVHKAMGYRRWSLFSSAPGFV comes from the coding sequence ATGTGGTCTTTCGGTAAATATTATTATTCAGGAAAGAGAAAATACAACATGATGTCCTGTGATCTTGTGAATCAGGAGATATATAAGGGAGGGGTTGATACGGAAGATATTTTTCGATTTGCGGATGAGCTTGGACCGAGCAAGATCATCCATATATATGAACCATCTGTTGGATTGAAAGCTGTGCTGGTGGTGGATAATGTGGCGGCCGGACCTTCAATTGGAGGAGTACGCATAGCTCCGGATGTCAGCACAGAGGAGTGTTTCCGTCTGGCAAGGGCCATGACCCTTAAGAATGCAGCTGCAGGCCTTCCTTATGGAGGAGGAAAGGCTGTTGTCTATGCTGACCCGAAGATGGAACCTGAAAAAAAAGTCGAACTTCTAAGAGCCCTGGCCTGCTCATTGAGGGAGATAGAGGAATACATCTTTGCTCCTGACATGGGTACGGATGAGGACTGCATGGCCTGTGTAAAGGATGAGATCGGCAGGGTGGTCGGATTGCCCAGGGTCCTTGGAGGAATCCCTCTGGACGAGATAGGGGCTACCGGATGGGGACTCAGACATTCAACTGAAGTGGCCCTTGAGTTCTGTGACTTCAAGCTGGAAGGAGCCAGAGTCGTGGTACAGGGATTTGGAGCAGTGGGCAAGAACGCAGCACGCTTCCTTGTGGAAAAAGGAGCCGTTGTGGTTGCAGTGGCAGATTCCAGAGGTACTTTATATAACTCAGAAGGGGTCGACGTTGATGCGTTGATAGCTTTAAAAGACTCCGGAGGAAGCGTGGTCGATTATCCCGGAGGACAGAAACTCGAGCTCGATGCCGTCATAGATGTTGACTGTGATATATGGATCCCGGCAGCACGTCCGGATGTCCTTAATGAGGGGAATGTGCACCGCCTGAAAACAAAACTTGTTGTTGAAGGTGCCAACATACCAATAACTCCTGAAGCTGAGAAGTACCTGCATGAGAAAGGTATCCTGTGCGTTCCGGACTTCATTGCCAACGCAGGAGGAGTGATCTGCGCTGCCATGGAATATGAGGGAGCCAGCGAGTGTGCAGCACTTCAGGCCATAGAGGAGAAGATACGTCTCAATACCAGATTGGTGTTGACTGACTCAGCAAACAAAAATATACTTCCACGGGAGGCAGCTCTGGAGCTTGCCCTTGCAAGGGTCCACAAGGCTATGGGTTACAGACGATGGTCACTGTTCTCATCAGCTCCGGGATTCGTATAA
- a CDS encoding thiamine pyrophosphate-dependent enzyme, translated as MDTSTIISIKELPPEENMLPGTAACAGCGGLLTLRYCLKALGDKIIIVNAAGCFTLLTIYPFSPFRNSWLYTAMACAPAGAQGVRDALDILIKKGKLDPEENLKVVVLSGDGSAYDMALSSTSGAIYRNLDFYYICYDNEAYGNTGFQHSGASPFGSRTGTTPPGKEVPVGSQLQKKNLFDIWNSHKPPYIATVSPAYPVDLMNKFKKAEQFKGPKLFISHIPCPPGWGFDPSRSVRLAKLSVETGLWPLKESVHGEVEHTYVPKRFKPVEEYLKEQERFSHLFKPVRQEDALKSIQEMVDEYWKKHEFLP; from the coding sequence ATGGATACATCAACCATCATATCCATAAAGGAGCTGCCACCTGAAGAGAACATGCTGCCAGGGACTGCTGCATGTGCAGGCTGTGGCGGTCTCCTGACACTGAGGTATTGCCTGAAGGCGCTGGGTGATAAGATCATCATCGTAAATGCAGCAGGATGTTTTACCCTTCTTACCATCTATCCATTTTCACCATTCAGGAATTCCTGGCTTTATACAGCAATGGCCTGTGCACCTGCCGGAGCCCAGGGTGTTCGGGATGCTCTGGATATACTGATCAAAAAAGGGAAGCTTGACCCTGAAGAGAACCTGAAGGTGGTCGTCCTCTCCGGTGATGGTTCTGCATATGATATGGCACTCTCCTCCACATCCGGGGCAATTTACCGCAACCTGGACTTCTACTACATCTGTTATGATAATGAAGCATACGGAAATACCGGTTTCCAGCATTCAGGAGCATCTCCTTTTGGTTCAAGGACAGGAACAACCCCTCCCGGAAAGGAGGTACCGGTTGGTTCACAGCTTCAAAAGAAGAACCTGTTCGACATCTGGAACAGTCACAAACCGCCATACATTGCAACTGTTTCGCCGGCATATCCTGTTGACCTGATGAACAAGTTCAAAAAAGCAGAACAGTTCAAAGGTCCAAAGCTCTTCATATCCCACATACCCTGTCCGCCTGGATGGGGATTTGATCCCTCCCGATCTGTCAGACTTGCAAAGCTTTCAGTTGAGACAGGGCTCTGGCCATTAAAGGAGTCTGTCCATGGTGAGGTGGAACACACTTATGTCCCGAAGAGATTCAAGCCTGTGGAAGAGTACCTTAAAGAGCAGGAACGATTCTCACATCTTTTCAAACCGGTAAGGCAGGAGGATGCCTTAAAAAGTATTCAGGAGATGGTGGATGAGTACTGGAAGAAACATGAGTTCCTTCCTTAA
- a CDS encoding 2-oxoacid:acceptor oxidoreductase family protein translates to MLRLRFHGRGGQGAKVASRVLGTAAFLDGYNAQDFPLYGAERRGAPITAFTRISRDDIMERGLVSDPDIVIVMDETLLLDPQAMPLSGLKIGGIVFVNTPLSPLETKEEYGIEDHVVTLDITKVSLDMIGKPVLSSLAAGVASRIAGIGEGALKGALEKELSGIISDREILGKNTDAALHCYNALVPVQVKTAETIRERDNVITLPFEIARVSSPAINATGNTPLRKTGNWRVFRPVWNYDICTRCMTCVARCPEGCIRLNEDGYPYADYDNCKGCLVCAEECPVKAITKVREIHSRSEEGDR, encoded by the coding sequence ATGTTGAGATTGAGATTCCATGGCAGGGGTGGCCAGGGAGCAAAGGTTGCCAGCAGAGTGCTCGGTACTGCTGCATTTCTGGATGGTTACAATGCTCAGGATTTCCCGTTGTATGGTGCCGAGAGAAGAGGGGCACCGATCACTGCGTTTACTCGTATATCCAGGGATGATATCATGGAGCGGGGCTTAGTTTCAGATCCTGATATTGTGATCGTTATGGACGAAACCTTACTGTTGGATCCTCAGGCTATGCCATTATCAGGACTTAAAATAGGTGGTATTGTTTTTGTAAACACACCTCTTAGTCCTCTTGAAACAAAGGAAGAGTACGGGATCGAAGACCATGTGGTCACACTGGATATCACAAAGGTAAGTCTTGATATGATCGGAAAGCCCGTCCTCAGCAGCCTTGCAGCTGGTGTTGCTTCCAGGATCGCTGGTATTGGGGAGGGGGCTTTAAAGGGTGCCCTGGAAAAGGAACTATCCGGGATCATATCAGACAGAGAAATTCTAGGGAAAAATACAGATGCTGCACTTCATTGTTACAATGCTTTAGTACCGGTCCAGGTAAAAACTGCTGAGACCATCAGGGAAAGAGATAATGTTATCACACTACCTTTTGAAATTGCCCGTGTATCCAGTCCTGCCATAAATGCCACCGGTAATACTCCCTTGAGGAAAACAGGAAACTGGCGTGTGTTCAGACCTGTCTGGAACTATGATATCTGCACCAGGTGTATGACCTGTGTTGCCAGGTGTCCTGAGGGTTGTATCCGGCTGAACGAAGACGGCTATCCATATGCGGATTATGACAATTGTAAGGGATGTTTGGTATGCGCCGAGGAATGTCCGGTAAAAGCTATCACTAAAGTTCGGGAGATTCACTCCCGGTCCGAAGAGGGGGATCGATAA
- a CDS encoding divalent metal cation transporter, producing MLKYPFFLYGQRYTAATGESLLAGYKRQGLAYLYTFLGINILTGIINTAGVAMLSGTLFAGYGFDGSKIPAFTIGILLICAAVILLGHYKLLDKSAKVIVVLLSLSTLVALGLAFTHGSVASADFVGSSAWTWQAFPFLVLLLGWMPAPIDLSAWSSLWMFSREEETGHFATTRETSIDFYLGYVMAAVMAVAFFALGKLIMFGSGEELASGGIGFSTQLVNLYSANIGEWSKPLILTAAFSTMFSTTMTCIDGYPRSLAASCTLVHDNFTNHFKPIFKVWIVLSVVASCLIVLYFVDNLLQLLSFAAVVSFITSPVLAYINYKVMNGSNVPIEERPGPLLKLMSWAGILFFVLMTVGFIYVTFIRV from the coding sequence GTGTTAAAATACCCATTTTTCCTATATGGTCAGCGCTATACTGCTGCTACCGGGGAAAGTCTTTTAGCAGGATATAAAAGACAGGGGCTTGCTTACCTATACACCTTTCTGGGCATAAACATCCTGACCGGTATAATCAATACTGCAGGAGTAGCTATGCTTAGTGGCACACTTTTTGCAGGTTACGGTTTTGATGGCAGCAAGATTCCTGCATTCACAATTGGCATATTGCTGATCTGTGCAGCAGTCATTTTATTGGGACACTATAAATTACTAGATAAATCTGCTAAAGTAATAGTTGTCCTTCTTAGCTTGAGTACATTAGTAGCATTGGGCTTGGCGTTTACTCATGGCTCGGTTGCATCTGCTGACTTTGTGGGCAGCAGCGCTTGGACATGGCAAGCTTTCCCATTCCTGGTGCTCCTTCTGGGCTGGATGCCAGCACCAATCGATCTGTCTGCATGGTCAAGCCTTTGGATGTTCAGTCGTGAAGAAGAAACCGGACACTTTGCTACTACCCGGGAGACTTCCATTGACTTTTATCTGGGTTACGTCATGGCAGCAGTCATGGCTGTAGCATTTTTCGCTCTTGGAAAACTTATCATGTTCGGTTCCGGTGAGGAGCTTGCAAGTGGTGGAATTGGTTTCAGTACACAGTTGGTCAATTTGTACTCTGCCAACATCGGCGAATGGTCAAAGCCGCTGATCCTAACTGCTGCTTTTTCCACCATGTTCAGTACCACGATGACATGCATTGATGGATACCCACGTTCGCTGGCTGCAAGCTGTACCTTGGTCCACGACAACTTTACCAACCATTTCAAACCGATATTCAAGGTATGGATCGTGCTCTCAGTAGTAGCCTCCTGCTTGATCGTACTTTATTTCGTAGATAATTTACTGCAATTATTGAGCTTTGCAGCCGTTGTCAGTTTTATCACATCCCCTGTTCTAGCCTATATCAATTATAAGGTGATGAATGGCAGCAATGTACCGATCGAAGAACGGCCCGGTCCCCTTCTCAAGTTAATGAGTTGGGCAGGGATATTGTTTTTCGTGCTGATGACTGTAGGATTTATTTACGTTACATTCATCCGGGTATAA